A section of the Microbacterium forte genome encodes:
- a CDS encoding Gfo/Idh/MocA family protein — MTTDVTDTGLGTIRAGILGGGFMARVHRTAARDAGGELRAVATRSASGGRLAADELGAARAEIDAAALLDADDIDVVHICTPNATHAALALRALESGKHVVCEKPLATNAADARRLAETAASRGRVGAVPFVYRYHPMVREARARVARGDIGELLTLDCSYLQDWMLHPTDDDWRVRSASGGSSRAFADIGSHLCDLIEFVIGQRISALSARTRRVFDERAGQAVDTEDIVAILVETESGALGTLLISQMAAGRKNALTLELHGSRQTLRFEQERPEELWIGMRDESRLLLRDPATAAPDSARLQRVPSGHAMGYQDAFNGFIADVYAAIGGANPEGLPTFEDGFRSAVLTEAVLASAAADGRWTEVAA; from the coding sequence ATGACAACGGATGTCACTGACACCGGTCTCGGGACGATCCGAGCCGGCATCCTCGGCGGGGGATTCATGGCACGCGTGCATCGCACCGCGGCCAGGGACGCGGGCGGCGAGCTCCGCGCCGTCGCCACCCGCTCCGCCTCGGGCGGACGACTGGCCGCAGATGAACTGGGTGCCGCGCGCGCCGAGATCGATGCCGCCGCGCTCCTCGACGCCGACGACATCGACGTCGTGCACATCTGCACCCCCAACGCCACACACGCCGCACTGGCACTCCGAGCGCTCGAATCCGGCAAGCACGTCGTCTGCGAGAAGCCCCTGGCCACGAACGCCGCAGACGCCCGCAGGCTCGCCGAGACCGCGGCGTCGCGAGGGCGGGTCGGCGCGGTTCCCTTCGTCTACCGCTACCACCCGATGGTGCGCGAGGCGCGTGCCCGCGTCGCCAGGGGAGACATCGGCGAGCTCCTCACGCTCGACTGCTCGTATCTGCAGGACTGGATGCTGCATCCCACCGACGACGACTGGCGGGTGCGCTCGGCATCCGGTGGGTCGTCCCGGGCGTTCGCCGACATCGGTTCGCATCTGTGCGACCTCATCGAGTTCGTGATCGGCCAGCGCATCAGCGCGCTGAGCGCGCGCACCCGCAGGGTGTTCGACGAGCGAGCGGGCCAGGCGGTCGACACCGAGGACATCGTCGCGATCCTCGTCGAGACGGAGTCCGGTGCCCTCGGCACGCTGCTCATCTCGCAGATGGCGGCCGGACGCAAGAACGCTCTGACGCTCGAGCTGCACGGATCCAGGCAGACACTCCGCTTCGAGCAGGAGCGGCCCGAGGAACTGTGGATCGGCATGCGCGACGAGTCCCGACTGCTGCTGCGCGATCCCGCCACGGCCGCGCCCGACTCGGCCCGCCTGCAGCGGGTGCCCTCGGGGCACGCGATGGGCTACCAGGATGCCTTCAACGGCTTCATCGCCGACGTGTACGCGGCGATCGGCGGTGCGAACCCCGAGGGGCTGCCGACGTTCGAAGACGGGTTCCGCTCGGCCGTGTTGACCGAGGCGGTCCTCGCCTCCGCGGCCGCTGACGGACGATGGACGGAGGTGGCGGCATGA
- a CDS encoding sugar phosphate isomerase/epimerase family protein — translation MAIQTSIQLFTIKDQLETDLEGSLKEVAARGFTAVEPYDFVRRAQPLADALADAGLTAPSGHAFLASESFVNPDGSGTTLPVPSPAEVFAAAKVLGMDTVIDPYTEPARWETVEQIEETARLLNEAAAVGATVDVRVGYHNHAHELEAVFDGVTGLEVLAGLLDERVVLEVDLYWVARGGVDPVALLQRLGDRVIAVHAKDGTLDPSLLSAYPPADQVAAGEGVVPLVEAIAAAPALELAIVEFDHFDGDLWDAIERSRVYLDEKVAG, via the coding sequence GTGGCGATTCAGACTTCCATCCAGCTGTTCACGATCAAGGATCAGCTCGAGACCGACCTCGAGGGCTCACTGAAAGAGGTCGCCGCGCGAGGCTTCACGGCCGTCGAGCCCTATGACTTCGTGCGCCGTGCGCAGCCGCTCGCCGATGCGCTGGCCGACGCGGGTCTCACCGCGCCCTCGGGTCACGCGTTCCTCGCCTCCGAGTCGTTCGTGAACCCGGACGGCAGCGGCACCACGCTTCCCGTGCCCTCGCCCGCTGAGGTGTTCGCCGCCGCGAAGGTGCTCGGCATGGACACGGTCATCGACCCGTACACCGAGCCCGCGCGCTGGGAGACGGTCGAGCAGATCGAGGAGACCGCACGTCTGCTCAACGAGGCGGCCGCCGTGGGCGCCACCGTCGACGTGCGCGTCGGCTATCACAACCACGCCCACGAGCTCGAGGCCGTCTTCGACGGGGTCACCGGACTCGAGGTGCTCGCGGGCCTGCTCGACGAGCGCGTCGTGCTCGAGGTCGACCTGTACTGGGTCGCCCGCGGCGGCGTCGACCCGGTCGCACTTCTGCAGCGTCTGGGCGACCGGGTCATCGCCGTGCACGCCAAGGACGGCACGCTCGATCCCTCGCTGCTGAGCGCCTACCCGCCCGCCGACCAGGTCGCGGCAGGAGAGGGCGTGGTCCCGCTGGTCGAGGCCATCGCCGCAGCCCCGGCACTCGAGCTCGCGATCGTGGAGTTCGACCACTTCGACGGCGACCTCTGGGACGCCATCGAGCGCAGCCGCGTCTACCTCGACGAGAAGGTGGCCGGCTGA
- a CDS encoding Gfo/Idh/MocA family protein, whose translation MAIGNGPVGVGIIGAGNISDQYLSNLTTFPDVRVLAIGDLLEERARAQAEKYGVPRAGGVELVLNDPEIDIVVNLTIPAVHVEVSEAILAAGKHVWTEKPIGVSRDESLRLLQKADAAGLRVGVAPDTVLGPGVQTAKRAIARGDIGRPLFAQTTFQWQGPEIFHPNPAFLYAKGAGPLLDMGPYYVSALVHVFGPVAAVAALGLQGSPTRTVQVGELAGQEFPVEIPSTLSVLMDFEQGGQAQSLYSTDSPLLRTGIVEITGTEGTIVIPDPNTFGGEITITRPLTQAFVPPAPMTQEVVDVVQEGVLSGRGVGLLDMARSIAADRPHVATGEFGYHVLDTLLSIEEAAESRSFVQVASTIDEVGSLDADFDPFEATL comes from the coding sequence ATGGCGATCGGCAACGGGCCCGTCGGCGTCGGCATCATCGGCGCGGGCAACATCAGCGACCAGTACCTGTCGAACCTGACCACGTTCCCCGACGTGCGGGTGCTCGCCATCGGCGACCTGCTCGAGGAGCGCGCGAGGGCGCAGGCCGAGAAGTACGGCGTCCCGCGGGCGGGCGGCGTCGAGCTCGTGCTGAACGACCCCGAGATCGACATCGTGGTGAACCTGACGATCCCCGCGGTGCATGTCGAGGTGTCCGAGGCGATCCTCGCCGCAGGCAAGCACGTGTGGACCGAGAAGCCGATCGGCGTCAGCCGCGACGAGTCGCTGCGCCTGCTGCAGAAGGCGGATGCCGCGGGGCTCCGCGTCGGCGTCGCGCCCGACACGGTCCTCGGGCCGGGTGTGCAGACGGCGAAGCGCGCCATCGCCCGGGGTGACATCGGTCGTCCGCTGTTCGCCCAGACCACGTTCCAATGGCAGGGGCCGGAGATCTTCCACCCGAACCCCGCGTTCCTGTACGCCAAGGGCGCGGGGCCGCTGCTCGACATGGGGCCGTACTACGTCTCGGCTCTCGTGCACGTGTTCGGACCGGTCGCCGCCGTCGCCGCGCTCGGTCTCCAGGGCAGCCCGACCCGCACCGTGCAGGTCGGCGAGCTCGCCGGTCAGGAGTTCCCCGTCGAGATCCCGTCGACGCTGAGCGTGCTGATGGACTTCGAGCAGGGTGGACAGGCGCAGAGCCTGTACAGCACCGACTCGCCGCTGCTGCGCACGGGCATCGTCGAGATCACGGGCACCGAGGGGACGATCGTGATCCCCGACCCGAACACCTTCGGAGGCGAGATCACCATCACCCGGCCGCTGACGCAGGCCTTCGTGCCGCCGGCGCCCATGACGCAGGAGGTCGTCGACGTGGTCCAGGAGGGCGTGCTCTCGGGTCGCGGCGTCGGTCTGCTCGACATGGCGCGTTCGATCGCCGCCGACCGCCCGCATGTCGCGACCGGTGAGTTCGGCTACCACGTGCTCGACACCCTGCTGTCGATCGAAGAGGCCGCCGAATCGCGCAGCTTCGTGCAGGTCGCGAGCACGATCGACGAGGTCGGCTCACTCGACGCCGACTTCGACCCGTTCGAGGCGACGCTCTGA
- a CDS encoding ROK family transcriptional regulator → MVDALRTAAAANPGAGEIFQILRDGTARTKAELAAITGLARSTVALRVDALLAADLLRPAGEAVSTGGRPPARLAFNSRAGVVLAVDLGATHATIAVADLAGVILDSRTRTIDIADGPDNLLDVILADGATLLETPAAVGIPLLGIGIGVPGPVEHSTGRPTNPPIMPGWDRFDVPGYVQRTFDVPVLVDNDVNILALGEHATMWPHVDDLIFVKVSTGIGAGIIAGGQLQRGAQGSAGDMGHVQVPRVLGSTREPGDERDLEALASGSALATALRDAGHEAHSPGDVIELVRSGNAAAIEATRQAGRDVGEVLATVVNLLNPSIIVLGGSIARAGEHLLAGVREVVYRRSIPLATQHLAIVQSQAGDRAAVLGAAIMVAREVLSPASVDRYVVTKAR, encoded by the coding sequence ATGGTCGACGCACTCCGCACCGCCGCGGCAGCGAACCCCGGCGCCGGCGAGATCTTCCAGATCCTTCGCGACGGCACCGCTCGCACCAAGGCCGAGCTCGCAGCCATCACCGGCCTCGCCCGGTCGACCGTCGCGCTGCGCGTCGACGCACTGCTCGCCGCGGACCTCCTTCGTCCGGCGGGCGAGGCCGTCTCGACCGGCGGGCGTCCGCCGGCGCGGCTGGCCTTCAATTCCCGCGCCGGAGTCGTGCTCGCCGTCGACCTCGGCGCCACCCATGCCACGATCGCCGTCGCGGATCTCGCCGGCGTGATCCTCGATTCGCGCACACGCACGATCGACATCGCCGACGGACCGGACAATCTGCTCGACGTGATCCTCGCCGACGGGGCGACCCTGCTCGAGACTCCGGCGGCCGTGGGCATCCCGCTGCTCGGCATCGGGATCGGCGTGCCCGGGCCCGTCGAGCACTCGACGGGTCGGCCGACCAACCCTCCGATCATGCCCGGCTGGGACCGCTTCGACGTCCCCGGCTACGTGCAGCGCACGTTCGACGTGCCGGTGCTGGTCGACAACGACGTGAACATCCTCGCCCTCGGCGAGCACGCGACGATGTGGCCGCACGTCGACGACCTGATCTTCGTGAAGGTCTCGACCGGCATCGGAGCCGGCATCATCGCCGGCGGGCAGCTGCAACGGGGCGCGCAGGGCTCAGCCGGCGACATGGGGCATGTCCAGGTGCCGAGAGTGCTCGGGTCCACCAGGGAGCCCGGCGACGAGCGCGACCTCGAGGCGCTCGCGAGCGGGTCGGCCCTGGCGACGGCGCTGCGCGACGCGGGGCACGAGGCGCACAGCCCGGGCGATGTGATCGAGCTGGTGCGCTCCGGCAATGCCGCAGCCATCGAGGCGACACGGCAGGCGGGACGCGATGTGGGCGAGGTCCTGGCGACGGTGGTCAATCTGCTCAATCCGTCGATCATCGTGCTCGGCGGCAGCATCGCCAGGGCCGGCGAGCACCTGCTCGCCGGGGTGCGCGAGGTCGTCTACAGACGGTCCATCCCGCTGGCGACCCAGCATCTGGCCATCGTGCAGTCGCAGGCGGGCGACAGGGCCGCCGTGCTCGGGGCCGCGATCATGGTCGCCCGCGAGGTGCTCTCACCCGCGAGCGTCGACCGCTATGTGGTGACGAAGGCGCGCTGA
- a CDS encoding sugar ABC transporter ATP-binding protein, protein MTATITQPVLEVSGIRKSFFGVEVLKGIDFDVRPGEVHGLVGENGAGKSTLMKIIAGVQPADDGVVRYRGGEVRYAHPRQAMDDGIVTVFQEFTLLPERTVAQNVYLGREPRRAGFVDQKAMVRRTGELLADLGVSFIDPQARVGSLTVAEQQIVEIVKALSFEAQVISMDEPTAALSDREVELLYAIIRRLTSRGVAVIYVSHRLKEIFDLCDRITILKDGALVSTDETGALTTDELVRRMVGRSIQSYYPDAVAGTVVGEPRLELDGCGNAFVDGVSLTLRAGEIVGLAGLQGSGRTELVEGVFGIDPFVRGSMRVDGSPARITSARAAVRAGFALVSEDRKAQGLALGQSVLDNALLVTRSVFAARTASSRREVPGVLSSLEISSRGVDQEVRFLSGGNQQKVVLAKWLLTQPQIVLFDEPTRGIDVGAKYAVYQLMRELAAQGKAVLMVSSELPEVIGMSDRILVMHDGELVAELPAGSAEHEILGAATGATIDGGAR, encoded by the coding sequence ATGACCGCGACGATCACCCAGCCGGTGCTCGAGGTGTCGGGCATCCGCAAGTCGTTCTTCGGCGTCGAGGTGCTGAAGGGCATCGACTTCGACGTGCGTCCGGGCGAGGTGCACGGCCTCGTCGGCGAGAACGGCGCAGGCAAGTCGACTCTCATGAAGATCATCGCCGGGGTGCAACCCGCCGACGACGGCGTCGTGCGGTACCGCGGCGGAGAGGTGCGGTACGCGCACCCTCGACAGGCGATGGACGACGGCATCGTGACCGTCTTCCAGGAGTTCACCCTGCTGCCCGAGCGCACGGTCGCGCAGAACGTCTACCTCGGACGCGAGCCGCGCCGTGCCGGGTTCGTGGATCAGAAGGCGATGGTCCGCCGCACCGGCGAGCTGCTCGCCGATCTCGGTGTCTCGTTCATCGACCCCCAGGCGCGGGTCGGGTCGCTGACGGTCGCGGAGCAGCAGATCGTCGAGATCGTCAAGGCGCTCTCGTTCGAGGCGCAGGTCATCTCGATGGATGAGCCGACCGCCGCACTCAGCGATCGCGAGGTCGAGCTGCTCTACGCCATCATCCGTCGGCTCACCTCGCGCGGCGTGGCGGTGATCTACGTCTCGCACCGGCTGAAGGAGATCTTCGACCTGTGCGACCGCATCACGATCCTCAAGGACGGCGCTCTCGTGTCGACCGACGAGACGGGCGCGCTGACGACCGACGAGCTCGTGCGCCGCATGGTCGGCCGCTCGATCCAGTCGTACTACCCGGATGCCGTGGCGGGCACGGTCGTGGGGGAGCCGCGTCTCGAGCTCGACGGCTGCGGCAACGCCTTCGTCGACGGGGTGTCGCTGACCCTGCGCGCGGGGGAGATCGTCGGACTCGCGGGACTCCAGGGCTCCGGGCGCACCGAACTGGTCGAAGGCGTCTTCGGGATCGACCCGTTCGTGCGGGGCTCGATGCGGGTCGACGGCTCACCCGCGCGCATCACGAGCGCCAGGGCGGCAGTGCGCGCCGGGTTCGCGCTCGTCTCGGAGGACCGCAAGGCCCAGGGGCTCGCGCTGGGGCAGTCGGTGCTCGACAACGCCCTGCTCGTGACCCGCAGCGTCTTCGCTGCTCGCACCGCCTCGTCCAGGCGGGAGGTGCCCGGAGTGCTCAGCTCCCTGGAGATCAGCTCGAGGGGCGTCGACCAGGAGGTGCGGTTCCTCTCCGGCGGCAACCAGCAGAAGGTCGTCCTCGCCAAGTGGCTGCTCACCCAGCCGCAGATCGTGCTCTTCGACGAGCCGACCCGCGGCATCGACGTCGGTGCGAAGTACGCCGTGTATCAGCTCATGCGCGAGCTGGCGGCTCAGGGCAAGGCGGTGCTGATGGTGTCGAGCGAGCTGCCCGAGGTGATCGGCATGAGCGATCGGATCCTCGTGATGCACGACGGCGAGCTCGTCGCCGAGCTGCCCGCAGGGTCGGCCGAGCATGAGATCCTCGGTGCGGCCACGGGCGCCACCATCGACGGAGGTGCACGATGA
- a CDS encoding TetR/AcrR family transcriptional regulator → MTDDQDRPRQRGAYAKGIARRQEILDRAIEVFAERGADRTSLRSIASAVGVTHSALTHYFGSLEELLVAVYQESTAPERQHPDAFQPDATPVERMIESARTNREVPGLVQLYSMLVAAALEEGHPAAREFATTRFARLRADMAAVVREQQSTGRMREDVDAEAVAALVVAASDGLQTQWLLDDTAPQHEALALLDRLLRPTAR, encoded by the coding sequence ATGACCGACGATCAGGATCGCCCACGGCAACGCGGTGCGTATGCGAAGGGCATCGCCCGTCGCCAGGAGATCCTCGATCGTGCCATCGAGGTCTTCGCCGAGCGCGGGGCCGACCGCACGAGCCTGCGCTCCATCGCGAGCGCCGTCGGCGTCACCCACTCAGCCCTCACGCACTACTTCGGGTCGCTCGAAGAGCTGCTCGTCGCGGTCTACCAGGAGAGCACGGCGCCAGAGCGCCAGCATCCCGACGCGTTTCAGCCGGATGCGACCCCCGTCGAGCGGATGATCGAGTCCGCGCGCACCAACCGCGAGGTGCCCGGTCTCGTGCAGCTGTATTCGATGCTGGTCGCCGCCGCTCTCGAAGAAGGGCACCCGGCCGCCCGCGAGTTCGCGACGACCCGATTCGCGCGGTTGCGAGCGGACATGGCCGCGGTCGTGCGGGAGCAGCAGAGCACCGGACGCATGCGGGAGGACGTGGATGCCGAGGCCGTCGCCGCCCTGGTGGTCGCCGCCTCCGACGGCCTGCAGACGCAGTGGCTGCTCGATGACACCGCCCCGCAGCACGAGGCGCTCGCGCTGCTCGACCGGCTGCTGCGGCCGACCGCTCGATAG